The Dasypus novemcinctus isolate mDasNov1 chromosome 22, mDasNov1.1.hap2, whole genome shotgun sequence genomic sequence GAAGACCGTGCTGACGATCTGTCAGTTCTCTGCAAATATTCCTACTCCTTCTAATAGTGAAGAGCTTGAAGATCTTTTGGAGGCTGTATTAATTAAAGGTGAATCTGAATGGATTGGCCCTGCTGAAGCTTATTTGGATTTCCTCATTGATAGCTTTTCTGAGTGTAGCAGGGAAGGCTTCTCCAGCCACAGTGATCTGATATCGGTTGCTGTGGATGAAGATTCTCGTGCTGAGTTGGGGAATGGAATGGCTTCCAATAAAAACTCCTTTTAGAACTTTTGGTCTCCGTATTTGCTCAAATTATTCAGCACTAGGGACTGTTGCTTCTGACAGTGACCAGAATTAAACAGAAGAGCAAAAGGAAAGTCATACCATCTTTCCTGGCTGTTTAAAAATCCAAGTTTGGCAAGAGAGATTATTTGGAGAAAGTACAATAATTAATAAGACTGACTtattaaaaggaagaagaaggtggTGGAGCTGCTTCTGATCTTGTAGGAAGGGAGTCTCTGTACTCCTAGGAGGTGTTCAAGGAGAGTCAAGCACTGCCCTTGAGAAACTGCATGAGAAAGTGGAGGACTTCATGTGGGCAGAGAGTATCTCTAGCCTTTATGGAAAACTCCACCTTGATAATGTATCACAGGTTTTTACCTGTCATGGACACAAGGACAGAACAGACATTTGTTTTAAAAGGTCTAAGGAGAAGCAGTGAACACAGCAGGAAGGGAATGACCTCCCCGCTCTGTGCCCACCATGGCGTGTCTGCACAAGGACCTCAGCTCTGAGGAGTTGGTTCTCCTTGGGCTGCAGCAAGTGGGAGGAGGCAAACTGGTCACATGTCAGACACTTTCAGTATTGTACTTTAGCCAGTGAAGTAATGCTGAAGATTCCTGTGACAAAGATAGCATAGAGAGAATGGACTGTGCCCCAGAGGTTGAGCTATCAGGGAAGAAACAGAAGCCTGTGATGGGTGGAGTTGTGTGCTGTGCTCTGAACTCCTCCCTGGAAGACTCTGGTTGAGTGCCCCCAGGAGGAATACACACTCACACTAGTATGACTGTGCCCGAGTGTGTCTCTGCAATGCTTGCTCACTCTTCATCAGCTCTTGCTGTTCAGTCCTGTGGAGCCTCTTGGTGCTGGCCTTGCTGGGCTTGAAGGCATCGCGTCTCCTCCTTTTTCTGCCCTGTGGATCATGCAGCACACATTCCGGTGTTTGTGATGGTGTCTCCAGCACTGAGGCCTCTCTGCCTTGTAGACATTTATGGAGCACCAaatcatttggaaaaaatatttaaggaaatgggagaagaaaaagaCTAAACAAGAGTATTTATAGCTACTATCTGGACAAGGTGTTGATTTGTAAGCGTAAGGGGTTGTTACATACGAACCTTTAACCAAGGTGTGGTCgttatttaatcttcattttattGTTATGTGTGAGTCATAAACCCAGTTGAAACAGGAGTGCCTTTCAAGATATTCCCCATAGGAAGTTCTAAATATAAGGTTAAGTGTTACTGGAAAGAATAGCCTTTACATGGCAAGTAGCAGTGTTTTCTGCTAACCAATATTGGTTTATATGATTACATTAATATTTGCTGAGTAATATACTAAAAATCCTTCATGAATAACATCACCTAGAAAacttaaaaagtgagaaaaaagaGTACGCATGTATCTAATAGGAGACTTGTAGCACGATGCTGTGTAAATAATGTATCCTCAGTGTGTTCTCATGCTTTTTCACACTTTCAGCAATCCATGTGAGAAGAAAACACTCACGTTGTCAACATTGCACTTGGTTGCTTGGTACTGCTTATTTAGAGAAGGCTTCCATATAAACACTCTCTATCTTCAGCCTCGTTTCCTTTCTCCATCTGTCCATTTCTTAGGCCCTTTAAGTATTCTGTCATACTCCATTCTTCCCACCCCTACTaacacacaagcaacaaaaaaggaaagggagTATTTATTTCCCCTAATTGTATCAACTTATTAAGGACTAAGAAATAATGATGTCAAATAAATGTGGTAAAAAATGCTAAAAAcctttcatttataaaaatttatcaatagttataaatattataaaatacttaTCTAATGCTATGTGGTATcttggattggatcctggaacaggaaaaggaaaggacattagtggaaaCACTTGTGGAAGCCAAAGAAAGCCTGTAGGCTCAACAATTACAATACATTATACATTATTTCTTAGCTGTAACAAATTTTCAATGTTTATGTAAATACTAACTACAGGGGAAACTGAGTAAAGGGTAACTGCAACTGCCTATACTAACTTTTCAagattttgtaaattaaaaattattgtaaTATAAAAAACCTTTATTTAGAAGTGgaaaaatgtatttggaaataaatttaatgcagaGGACGAAAATCCTTACAGTGACAATTATAGCACATtacaaagggaaataaaagaagacctaaagataTGGAGGGATATAACTTGCTTATGACTTAGAAAATTAATATTGTTGAGATTATAATATAAAGGCTCTTAtagtcaaacaaaaactgagagaattcattgTCATCAGTACTGAATTACAAGTAATTTTAAAGGAAGCTTTTCTGATGGACAGgaagtgtttttgtgtgtgtgtgtgtgtacatgtatttaTCTACACACCATTTCTGTTGCTAATTGTCCTTTTGGGAATTCTGAGTTACCACCTAATGTCACTTGCCACGCAAGAGTGGTTCAAAATAAGGATCAATTGATAAATGTAATTCATCATATTAATAGAACAAtggaaaaacccacatgatcatcacaatgatgcagaaaagacacttTTTAAAGTGGCATCATTCCTTAATAAAAGCACCcagaactaggaatagaaggaaacttcatcaacatACTTAGGGGCACAATCTAAAAAAATCACAGCTAACATATTCAATGtcaaaaatagaaaagtaaagaaccAATCACCTAGAAATGCATTTAACCAAGTATGCAATGAAGTTGTACACacaagaaaagtacaaaacatcttgaaagaaaccaaagaaaacataaaatggaaggacattccctTTTAACAGATTGTAAGACtactgttaagataaaataaaatccaacaacAATTTACActttcaacacaatctcaataaaattgtcaaaagcCTTATTTGCAGAATTGCAAACGTCAatattcaaatttatatggaaagctCAAAGGAtccaaatagctaaaaccattttgaaaaagaatgaagttgatgaagtcacatttcctgatttaaaaacttattagaaaGTTACAGTTATCAAATCAGTGTGGTCCTGGCACagggacagacacatagaccaatggcaTCAAACTGAGCATTCAGAACTAAATCCTTCtatctatggccaattaatttttgacaagcctgccaagtccactcaattgggatagaacagtctcttcaacaaattgttctTGCAAAACTGGATATTTATATGTCAAAAAATGAAGATGGTACCCTACctcatattatataaaaatactaaTTCAAAATCAACTAAAGACTAAAATATAAGAGAaagctataaaactcctaaaagaaaacagggaatcatcttcaggactttgtgttaggcagttgtttcttagactttacactcaaagcacaaacaacaaaaagaaaaatagcaaaatttacagcttttgtgcatcaaagggttTTAGCATCTGTTagaagacaacctacaaaatggaaggaaatatttggaaatccacATCTCTAAGGATTAATAtctggataaataaataaatcttaaactcaacaataaaaagacaaatgagctgTCCCCGGGGGCCAGAGTCGCAGGTGGTGGGTTGCAGTGGGAGGGACTTAaagaggaggaggtggtggtAAAGGGGGCTGCGCCTGGGTGGGTGATGGTGGTGGGAAGCATCATCCTGATTCCCTGATGGCTGCTGAATGCATCCACCTGACCAAAGGGCCAAGCTGGGCAGCAAGGGCTCCGCTGAGCCAGCCCTGGACATGGGGAGTGTCTGCATCTGACCACGCTCCTCTCCAGCAGTTCTTCCTAGTGATGGAGCACTGCCTTTCGCACATCTTTAAAGTGAGGAAATGTTTTCTTGGCCAAAGAAACCCTCCTGCGGCCTCTAGAAGTGTAGGAAAGCTTGTTCCAGAAACTGCAGAGAAAACAGCAGGTACTAATGTGTCTCAGGACTGAAGACTCCAGTAGGTAGAGGAAGAGTCGGCTTCTTTTGGTACCAATtcaaaagaaactctgtacatgAAAGCTGTGATCAATAAAAAGGAACTTCTCAGAGAATTCTATGACCCCAATGTCTATGGTGGAAAAAGGAGCTATAATCGCTGGTCTGTCAGTGAGTCTTGATGCATgagttcttttgggaaacagaatcattaggagatatctgtaaatagtatgagatttttaaGTTTCTCTCATGTGATAGTGGGGTGTACAAATCTGGTTTCCACAGGGAGGccacaaaccaggggctctgataaaAGTCCAATAAAGGTCTttaatgagtttctgggagatgttcgCTGTACAAAGATGAGCTgtgaaattctccctgaatgctggaatcccttccccttttaaggcactcaactgattagataaaatatcactcattgctgatggcagtctcccagGTTGATCATACATGtgatcagccatctatgcagtaaactcataTGATGAGTTTACTAaatgatgactaaagcccataaatgtccttctcttacaattatcccagtgcttgcttgactaaaaaactgggcacaactacctggccaagatgacatattagcctaaccatcacagtcattGATGCCAATTTCTGTATGAAGGTTCAGACTCTCAAGTGGAGTTACAGATTTTTCAATGTATCTCAAggaaccaaagaacaaaatgatggaagtaaataatgcagtTAGAGTAATAttgttgaatgtgaatggattaaactccctaatcaaaagatataggatgacagaatgggtaaaaaaaaaaaaaaaccacgagccatccatatgctccctacaagagaatcaccttagacccagggatacaattcactgaaagtgaaagtttgtaAAAAGATGCTCCACCCAAACTGTAACCGTAAAAAAGAAAGGGGAGCTATACTAAtaacagacaaaacagactttgcaAAAAAATTGTAAGACATACAGAAGACCATTTTAtgttaaaagggacaatccaccaggaaaataTTACAGGAATAATTACCTAtccatctaaccagggtgccgcAAAATACATGCacaactctggcaaaactgatgggagaaatagacatAGCTACAATAATCTTTGGAGACTCCAAAATACCAACGACATCgttagatagaaaaactagacagaatgCCAATAAGGATACTGAGAACTTGAATATGagaaacaagctagacctaacagacatacacagaatgttgcatcccaaatcatcatgctatacattcttctaaagtgctcatggatctttctccaggatagaccacatgttaggtcacaatgcagctctcaataaatgtaaaaagttttaaattatacaaagcaccttttcagatctaatggaatgaaactggaaatcaatattggacaggaaaggagaaaattcacaaatgtgtggacgCCAAAGAACACACTTAtgaacaatcagtgagtcaaagaagaaattgtaaatgaaattagtaaatacattgagatgaatgaaaataagaacacaacttgccaaaacttatgggatacagcaaagacagtcctgagagggaaatttacagccctaaacacctatattaataaagaggaaagagctaaattGAATGAtataactgaacaactggagaaatagaaaaagaagagcaaagcaagaaggagggaaataataaagattagaatggaaataaatgaaatcatgcaaaaaaatgattagaaaatatcaacaaacccaaaattggttctttgagaagatcaataaaattgacaaatgcttagctagactaacaatgacaaaaagggagaagatgcaaataaatataatcagaaaagaaagggagaagctATGActgactctaaaaaaaaaataaaaagcatcataagaggctattatgtgacctgtatgccaacaaactagacaacctagattaaATGGACACATTCATAGAAATGCTCAAATaatctacactgatgctacaagaaatacatgaaCTTAacaccaatcacaattaaagagattgaatctatcATCCAAAAGGTCCCAACAAAAAGTTGAGGGTATGggggtgggcatatgggaatcttctacattttttaaggtaacattttgtgtgatctatgtatcttttaaaagtaaataaaaaatatatttttaaaaaaatgtcccaACAAATACAGTCTAGGAAcagattgcttcacaggtgaattctatcaagcattttgaaaagaattaccACTAATCCTGCTTCGCCTCTTCCAAATATTTCAAGAGGagtgaaaattacccaacacattttatgaaaccaacatcacccaaataccaaTGCCAAATAAAgttgctacaagaaaagaaaattactgaccaatctctctaatgatgtAGATGCAGAAGTTCTCAACAAACTGCTTGCAAATGgaatccaagagcacattaaaagaattatacaccacgattaAGTGGGGTTTATTtctagtatgcaagggtggtccaacataagaaaaaaataaacacagtacaccatattaacaaattgaaaggaaaaaaccaatGGTCATCTTGATTAATGAAGAAATGGCATTTGACGAAATCCAgcactcattcatttttttttaaagatttatttttttatttctcctcccctccccaccgtttgtctgctctctgtgtccatttgccgtgtgttcttctgtgtctgcttgtattcttgtcagcagcactgagaatctgtgtctcttttctgttgcattatctttctgcaccagctctccgagtgtgcagcgccactcctttgcaggctgcacatttttcacacGTTGCAACTCTCTTTATGgagtacactccttgcgtgtgggactcccctatgtgggggacacccctgtggggcacggcattccttgcaaaatcagcactgcacctgggtcagctcatcacacggatcaggaggccctgggtttgaaccctggatctctcatgtggtaggtggatgccctatcagttgagctaaatccacttaCCCCTGCATTcatcctgataaaaaaaaaattctaaagataggaatggaaggaaaattcctcaatatgataaagggcatatatgaaaaactcacagtcaACATTattctcaatggggaaaggttgaaaactttccctctaagatcaggactAAGACAAGGATGCAacctctcaccactgttattcccGTTGAGCTAGAAgctttagctagagcaattagagaagaagaaaaaataaaagacagacaaGTAGGGAAAGTGGAAGTACAACTCTCACTATTcccagaagacatgatcctatattttgaaaactgaaatgtctatgacaaagctacttgagctagtAAATGAGTTCAGTGTTGAGGCATCATACTAGATCAACAAGCAAAAGACATTATTGTGCAAAAGTATTgaagaatctgaggaggaaatcagggaaaaattccatttacaatagcaatgaaaaacaaaaatacctaGGAACCCCTTTAACCAAAGTGGTacaatatgcagaaaactacaaaacaatattaagaaatcaatgaagacctaaacaaatggaaagacattccatctttatggattggaaaactaaacatcatgaagatgtcaattctacccaaacggatttatagtttcaatgcaataccaatcaaaattccaaaagcttacttttcagaaatagaaaaggcaaccACCAAatccatttggaagggaaaggacgcccaaatagccaaaagcattctgaaagagaagagtgatgtgggagaaatttcactgcctgatcttgaaacattGTACAGAGTTACAGTGGTCCAAACAGCATAAGGATTGACAAAAGTCtatggtcatgtatattactaaaagcaaAGCTGAAAAATATagcatgggactgtacagcatatTAAAACCTCATTTGATATGGATAAtgttacatatataagacttttactttgaaactgaacaaaataCGTCAATATTAgtagatgttaatatcagacaaaaaaatacattatgcTGAGTGTAAGAAACCAGAGACAAAATACTACATACtatatgactccatttatgtaaaatgtaaatataagtcaacTTATAAAGATCAAGTAAGATTAGTGATTAGGTAGGGCCaggaaaggatagagggattgagaggtgactcatgtgagtgtggagtttttctttttggaataatgaagttGTTCTAACATTTcctttgtggtgataaatgcacgaCATTGTGgacagattgtatggtatgtggatatatctcaataaaactgctttcaaaaaattaataaatgttcaTGCATAGCCAGATTAAGCATTGCCTCACCACTCTCCACTCcccttctgtctcctggtaaTCTACCTTCCAGGCTCTACCTCCATGAGTCTCCTTGCTACCCTcagttcatatcagtaagatcatcaatatttgcccttttgtgtctgaattaTTTTGCTTAACATCAGGTCCTTCCCTCATAACAGGGAAGTAGGGGGAGATTTTACTACACCCAGAGAAGAAGGTGATGAGAAGACAGAGCAGAGATCTGATAATGTTGGCCTTAAGGTGAAAGTGATGCAGCCAGAGGTCAAGGAGAGCTGGCAGCCACCAGACATGGAAGAGGCAAGACACAGGTTCTCTCTGCTGGAGCCTCCAGAGGGAGCCAGGCCTGGCCGACACCTTGATTCCAACCAAGGACATTGATGTTGGATTTCTGTCCTCCAGAATTTTAAGAACATAAATTTCTTTTGTTCAGAGCCACAAAATGTGTGAAAATTTGTTTCACTGGCTATATGAACCCACcagtttatttgttttaatttaggtTTCTAACAGGTGTGTGCAGGGGCATATCACGGTGCTTTTCATCTGAACTTCCCTCATGACAATGACACTGATCATGTTTTTAAAGTGCTTATTTGCCAcctgtgtgtcttcttttgtgaggtgtctgttcagactttagcccatttttaaaattgtatagtTTTCTCATTGTTGAGTTTttagagttctttatgtattcttgaAAGAAATCCTTGATCAGAATtgtgattccaaatattttttttctatgtgACTTGAGCCAAAGATAAAATGTAAGCTCTCAAATGAAGATCAGACTGTTGGAAAACTTATATCCATTGCCTCAGCTTGACAGCTTTCCAATATTTACACATTTTCTGGTGGGATCTGTGCTAATTGTAACAAGTATCACCTTCCGGTACTATGTAAAGAACTTTGTCCATACTGGAATATCTACATAATTCAGTAGGCCAGTGTGCTGCTTTAAAATCTTCAGCCATTAGTTCAAGATCCATTCAAAATGCAAAGAGAAACCTGAGGATTTCAATGTCGCAAGATGAAATATTCAGGATTTCAGACTGCAGCTCATCTTTAGAAACTACACTTGTGTGCTTTCAGTATAGTATCAAAATGAATGTCACCATGCACTTGAAAGGGCAActaaaatttttcttcctttttccaagTACATTTATATGTGAGACTCGATTTTTGGTTCAAACCCAAATAACAGATTGAATGTGTTAATAACTTCCAGGGGTGCTCTACTGAGACGGCTAAGAAAGATTTCAAAAACTGTAAATTGATGCACTCTAttacattgttttcttttggaaTTAGTTATCCTATTGATAATGTGTATCCAATTACACCTTATCAACGTGTAATGAATTTTGGTATAAATGTTCATCTATAGGAATCTgtcttttaaattccttttaatttctggTTTGGTCAGTACCAATAGAGGTCACCAAAATCTCCTTGGGGTCCTCAGTAATTTGTAAGGTGTGAAGAGTCAGAACCAGGCCTCACTGACAGGGGATGACAGAGTGCCCGGTGCAGGGGAGGGGTCGGGGCCAGTCCTGGACACCTGTCTTGGCTCTCAGGTTCTCGCCCCGAGGCTGATGTGTGGGCGGGGAGGCCGAGCTGGAGAGTCCCTGGTCCCGCAGTTTGATTCTTCATTTCCCAGCTCGAGTCAAATCCTTCTGCCGGGGCACTCGGGCCCAGGCTGCCTCCCACTGCGGGCCCGGTTCTGGAGAAGCCAATCGCGGCCCCGCGGCCCATCCagagcccgccccgccccgcccggacTAGGGTTCCTCCAGACCCGGGGATCCGGCCATGGCGCCGGGGAccctcctcctgctgctctcGGGGGCCCTGGCCCTGACCCCGACACGGGCAGGTGAGTGCGGGGTCGGGGGGCTGCCCCGGAGGGGGCGAGGGGGCCTCCCGGGAGGGGCAGGACCTCGGAAGCTACGTCTCCCTACCCTGACCCTCACTCTGACCCCACACCCTTTCCTGTCCTCCCAGGCCCCCACTCCCTCAGGTATTTCAGCACCGTCGTGTCCCGGCCCGAGCGCGGGGACACCCACTACCTCGCCGTGGGCTTCGTGGACGACACGCAGCTCGTGCGGTTCGACAGCGACGCGGAGAGTCGGAGTTTGGAGCCGCTGGCGCCGTGGGTGGAGCAGAAGGGTCCCGAGTACTGGGGGGAGCAGACGCGGAAGGCCAAGGAAGACTTGCACATTTCCCGGGTGTACCTGCGGACCCTGCGCGGCTACTACAACCACAGCGAGGCCGGTGAGCCACGGGGGCCTGGAGTCCTCGCGCGAACCGGGATCCCTAGGAAGTGCCGGGGTCTCCCCGTGTATCGGGTCCGCACTGCACCCCGAGGCCTCGGAACCCGGGACCCCCCACCCAGGAGCGCAGGGAGGACTTTTCCTCGGTTTCGTTTTCAGTTTAGACCAGACGAATCCCGGCCAGTCAGCATCTGGGGCGGGGCGAGCAGGTGTGCGGGCAGGTGGGCGGACAGGTGGGCTGGGCTCACCCCTGAGCCGCGCAAAAAGTTGGGCAGAACTAACAGTTGGGGCCCAGTCAACAGGTTGTGGGAGTGGCCGGGGAGGGGCTGATCTTAGGGGTGGGGCCAGGGTCTCACACCTACCAGAGCTGGTATGGCTGTGACATGGGCCCCGACGGGCGCCTCCTCCGCGGGTACCTTCAACACGCCTACGACGGCGCCGACTACCTCGCCCTCAACGAGGACCTGCGCTCCTGGACGGCTGCGGACACGGCGGCGCAGATCACCCGGCGcaagtgggaggaggggagggttGCGCAGAGAGCTAAAGCCTACTTGGAGGACAAGTGTGTGAAGTGGCTGCAGAGATTCCTGGAGAGCGGGAAGGAGACACTGCTGCGCACAGGTACAGGGGCCTGGGGTGCCTCCCCGACCTCCTCGGGCTGGGGGGCGCCCCCACCTGCGTCCACTCTGAGGGGAAATCCAGTAGGTGCAGGAACACTCTCCTGCCTGGGGTCCAGGGGGCGGGGTCGGGCCAGGTGTCCAGACCCTGAGCCCTGAGTGACTTGCAGAGGCCCCGCCCTCTGTCAGGACAGTGAAGGGTCCAGCCTCCCCCGGGATGGAGGagactgtccctgaagcacctgGGCAGCAGGTCAGCCTTGGGGACCACCGGGACGTTCTCAGGCCTTGTTCCTGCAGCTTTTCTGAGCCCTCAGCCTCCACGAGGTCAGGGCTAGAGGTCCCTGTTCACATCAcacacctggggcctcctgcactGGACGGTCTCACCTGACCCCAGAACTTCCAAGAATAGGCCTTATCCCGGAACCCCGAGTCCAGGCTGGTGTCTGGGGCTTCCACTGCCCCCCAAGACTGTCCTGTCCATTCCTGGTGGTCACATGAGCACTACTAGAATGGCCCGGAGAGATGGAAAGTTCCTGAAGTTTCTGACCTTCCTGCAGACCCCCCAAAGACACAAGTGACCCGCCACCCCATCTCTGACCCTGGGGTCACCCtgaggtgctgggccctgggcttctACCCCGCGGAGATCATGCTGACCTGGCAGCGGGACGGGGAGGACCAGACCCAGGACGTGGAGTTTGTGGAGACCAGACCTGCGGGGGACGGAACCTTCCAGAAGTGGGCGGCTGTGGTGGTGCcttctggggaggaagagagatacaTGTGCCACGTGCTGCATGAGGGGCTGCTCGAGCCCCTCACCCTGAGATGGGGTAAGCGGGACGAGGTGGGGGCTTCTAGGGAAGCAGGAGCCCTTCTGAGCTCCTCCAGAGGGTCAGGACCCCTGACCTTCCCTCCTTCTCAGAGTCGCCTTACCAGCCCCACATGCACATCATGGGAATCGTGGCTGCCCTGGTCATCGGAGGGTCCGTGGTGGCTGCAGTTCTGATCTGGAGAAGGAAGTACTAAGGTAGGGGAGGGGTGGGTTTGAGGTTTCTTGTCCAGGGGGTTTCCAGCCCAGGGAGCAGTgtgccctgccccttcctggtgCCGTGAAGCCTCTCCTCACACACGTGCCCATCCAGTCTGGGCCTGTTACTACACTTACTTTATAAACCTGTGAGAGAAGTAGGACAGTGTCCCCAGTGATGACGTGGAGGCCCCTGTTCCCAGCAGTCAGAGGGAAGGGGCTGCTGAGGACAGACCTCCAGGAGACAGAAGGTCCAGCCCCACACATCTTCTACCTCGTGTTTTCTGATCCTGCCCCGGGTCTGCAGTCACAGTTCTCGAAACTTCCCTGGGTCCAGGACTAGTTCTCAGGACCTCATGTCCTGGACTCACTCGTTTTTCCACAGGTGGAAAAGGAGGGAGCTATGCTCAGGCTGCTCACAAATGGGGGACAGGGGGGGAGGTGGTGTGGAGGGTCAAGGCTGACCTGAGGCTTTGGGGAATGTAGATGGAGCTGACGGGGCAGCTCACCCCCTTCACTCCTTGACTCACATCTCCCTGTGGCTCTGAGCAGACTCTGTGTTTGTTCCTCTCCAGCCAGCGACAGTGTTCAGGGCTCGGACATGTCTCTCGAGGCTCTAGAGTTGAGACCCAGGGGGGCTGAAAAGGGAGAGTGGCTGGCCTGAGAGGGCGCACCTGGTCCTGGGATTCCTTGGATGTGGACATGAGGACTGTGGAGGGCTGGTCATGATGTTAGCAATTACAGAGATGACCTGAACGTGCTCTTGATTATTTTCTTCTGTAGTGTGACAAAGCTGCCTTGTGGGGGATGGAGAGATTCTAGAGCTGTTCACACCCCTCGTGTGATTTCAAGACCCTCTTCTTTGGATGTGAAGACTTTCCTTCCTCAGCTGGCATCTGTGTGTCTGCATTCCTGTTGTATACTGGAGGATGGGGAGGTAGCTTGCCCCTGCCCCCACGTCCCCCACACTGACCTGTGTTCCCTGCCCGGACCAACCTTCCTGCTCAGGAGAGCTGGGTGTGGAGCGTCCACAGCCCTGTCTTACTTCATGGTGCCCTGAGCtgccccttcctgcttcccttGAAAATTTGAACCTGGTATGGTTTTGCTTTTACAAATTCTTGCT encodes the following:
- the LOC101442691 gene encoding saoe class I histocompatibility antigen, A alpha chain-like; its protein translation is MAPGTLLLLLSGALALTPTRAGPHSLRYFSTVVSRPERGDTHYLAVGFVDDTQLVRFDSDAESRSLEPLAPWVEQKGPEYWGEQTRKAKEDLHISRVYLRTLRGYYNHSEAGSHTYQSWYGCDMGPDGRLLRGYLQHAYDGADYLALNEDLRSWTAADTAAQITRRKWEEGRVAQRAKAYLEDKCVKWLQRFLESGKETLLRTDPPKTQVTRHPISDPGVTLRCWALGFYPAEIMLTWQRDGEDQTQDVEFVETRPAGDGTFQKWAAVVVPSGEEERYMCHVLHEGLLEPLTLRWESPYQPHMHIMGIVAALVIGGSVVAAVLIWRRKY